CAACGAGTATCGGAGCATCCGATCTGCTGCTTATAGAGCAGTAttagagggaaaaaaacagtCAGTAGAAAACTTTCGCAGTTTCTGGAGGGAAGAAGGTGTGAAACCACTTGATAAATTTGGTGATACTGTTCTCCATTTTCTGGCCATTTACGGAAATGAGGATGCCTTCAGATTACTTCTCCAGGATGGTCTTTTGACCAGTGAAAATCTGAAGGCAAAGAATGTTAATGGCGACACTGCATTGCATGAAGCGGCAAGATTTGGCCACAAGGATGTTGCAGAGATCATGTTAAGGACAGAAAAGGATTTAGCGTTCGAGAGCAACAAACTGGGTGAAACCCCTCTTTTTGTGGCTGCTGCATGTGGGAAAAAGGAAGTTTTCTCACTTCTGGAAAAGTACATCGGTGATTGCATGATGAGGAGGAATGATGGATGCACAATCCTTCATGCTGCTGTCATTGGAAAATGTTACAGTAAGCTTTTCTATCAAgtaaaattttgattatttcCGCAAAAGCTGTCAAGTTTGTTGCTGAATTTGAACACTATGTTTGTTCAGTTTACCAGATTATGCTATCTCATCTTTTGTCGAGGTCTGTGCTGGTGGAATATGATGTGGGATTTTGTTGCATTAAATGTTAGTCCTACATGTTTCGCTCTATTGTATCAAACAGGTTTGGCAATTGGCATATCGGAGTCGTATCCTGATCTTGCTGGCAAAcgtaatgaaaaaggaaaaactgcTTTACATCTTTTGGCTGCAAAACCAGAGTCCTTCAGGAGTGGTTCTGCCTACACGCTCAGAGGTCTTGGGATGAAGTCCCTCATTCCTCTGCATATACTCCGAACTATAATCTATTGTTGTAAGTGCTGTGTTATTACCCGCATGCAAGTTGCAACATAATTCTTTTCCCAGTCTTAAGAGACCTTCGAATTTCTTTAAGTACTTAAGTACTCTACCCGCAAAGTTGATCAGCCAAACTGACAATAATCATTAGGCTGAATGTGATATGGTTTTGAAGTCAATGAAGATTTTATCAAGCATATGATTACTCCCCTCCCCGACATTGGGGACAAAAGAAAATCATCTAATTTAGTGTTTAATGGTTTTGGGATCCATGGAGAAGcaatttgaaataccattttcGCTGCCAGACAGTTTTTTCGAGGAAGCAGGCTTTAAATGCCCTCAAAATTGAGTGATACTATCAGTTCATTGTGTTGCTGGCAGGTGTTCCAGTCTTGTACAAGGAATCGCAACCTGTCAAAAGTGCAGAAGAACCAAGCAATTCAGCTTCCATTCACAAATTGAGCAGAAGATCTTCTTTTGCCAATTATATCTTGGGTAAAGCATCTTCTTGTATCTACTTCATATGCACTCATGCTAGTGATGATAGAATATGttgataaaattttgttttcccaaATTCTTCTTTTGAGAGTTGAAGCATAGTCTTGTCTAGCCTACCTTCGTAGTTGCAACAACATCTTGTTTCCTTTGAGTAAATTAGTTTCTTTTTCATGCCTAAACAATGTAAGAATTTAGTTTTCAAGTGGCATTAAGCTTGGCCTGCATCCtctcttcaatttccttttaCTTCACACATCTTTTATTCATCGGCATGTCCTAGAAAAAGGTATAAACAAGCAATTGCATGTCTACAAATTCATTTTGGCCAATTTAACCTCTTCAAACTGTTTCTTTTTGAGAACCGAGGAGATTTGCAAGTCTAGAAATTCATTTTGGCCAATTTAACCTCTTCAAAGTGTTTCTTTTTAACAACCGAGGAGATTTGTGCCAAAATAACAGATTCGAAGAAGAACAAAAAGCTTAGGAAATGTAATGCATCTCCCTGACAAAACCGCTTGCATTGGAGTTACTCATTAATGGTTTATCCGATTTGATGTATCCTCTAGGTTTTCCTTGGCTTAAAGAAATTGATGATGCAAGGCAAAGCCATGCAGGTGCAGTAATGCTTGCAGAAAAGTTAATCAGAAGAGAAGATTGGAGCCATTATGTGCATACAGAGTTCAAAGTTCTTGAAGGCAGCCAGTTCGGGATATCaccagaaaagaaaaataggatgCCAGATCCACTAATACAAGCAACGAGACTAGGCATCATTGAGGTAGTTCAGGAAATCCTCAGTGTCTACCCTGAAGCTGCATATACCTTCGATGGAAAAGGAAGGAATATACTGCAAATTGCAGTGGAGGAGGAAAAATGGTTCTTGTACGACTACTTGATGACTAGTGGTACTAACATGGACAGGATGCTAAGTGCTATTGATCACGAAGGAAATAGCATTATACATCTCGCAGCACACCAGGAATCCCCTCCCAGCACTCCCCCTGGAGTTTTGGAAATGATGTGGGAAGTCCTCTGGTTTAAGGtaccaaattaaaattaataacaatATTGCATTGCCTGTTGtatattatttaattttcttttccagaCCATTTGCAACTTATGATTGATCTTTGACTCCACAGCGGGTTCAATATGACTCTTATCCATATCTCTGGCAACTGCAAAATTCTGATGGGAAGACAGCAAAGCAAGTATTTGAGACGAACCATGCAAGTCTACGTGAAAAGGCTGAGGAAACTGTGAGAGCATTGGCCAACACTGTGTTGATTGTGTCTGTCCTCATTGGTACCATAAACTTTGCTGCAATTTTTACTGTACCTGGAGGTTTCGATCAAACGACTGGAGAGGCCATTTTTCTCAAGAACCGGCGCTGGGAATTCAGCTTGTTGATGTTCTACTTAGCAGGAGGGCTGTTCTCCTCTGTGTTCACCATGGGGACCCTGCTTGTGATTATCTTTTTGCGATTTGAAACCGAGGATTTTTATGTTTCCCTGCCCTGCTACTATGTGATGAACATAATTTCCATCTTCTACTCCGCGGTCCTCGCAATCGTAGCATGTTGCCAAGCATTAATAGTGCAGAAGGTTGTGATTACTGACTTCAGACCCCTTGTGGTGTTCTTCTTTATCTATGGTCTGATGGCCCTTGTGCTCATGGAAACGTCGTATGTGATATTCGACTATGCGTATCACCTAATTCGTTACTGCCTTTGTTATAGAGGGCAAGAATCTTAAGCACTGCCCTTGCTTATTCATGTCAATTTCGTGCTGACTGAAAAAGTTTGAGCAAGTTTGTAAAGAACTTTTGCTTGTCATCTATTGATTTAGGTGAATTTCCTATAGGGAAAAAACCGAGTGAAGAATGTTACAATAAACATGTTCATGAATAAAAGCTGAAATCCAACTTGAATACCACCATAATGAATTTTGATATTCATCTCGAAAACCAATTagcaataaattgactaactCAGGAtcttaataaaagaaaaaaaaacactcaaGATCTTATAAATTCAACTAAAAGTTCTTGGGAAGCCAATGCCTTGAAGCAGAACTACCCTGCTTGTAAACTGACGCCCACAAAATATTAAGTGCTTTCATTCTTATGATTTCCACTACATACCTCCAAATGATGTCAAATTCACACATATAGATATCTCCCTTCAGCAGAAAAACTCGCTTGTCTATAAACTTCTTAGAGTGTTGGATTTAGGATACATCATCCTGGACCACTTTCCGGTTAATATACTGGAGCTTGTTCATTTGAACTAATTGGATCATAGGATTTATAACCTTCGAAAGCTACCACCCTTGTCTAAACTTTGGAACCTAGAAACCGTCATTCTTGTTACAGAAAAGGGACAAAATGTCACTTTACCAGAAGATATTCAGCAAATGGTAAAATTGAGGCATTTGCATTATTCAAGGGAACTGGAATTTGAAAGTGCATGTTTGAGTTCTTCAACTCCCTTTGTTTCTTCAATTCCCTTTGTGCTATACAATCTACAAACTATGTCTCAGGTACGTCCTTCAAGTTCAACAATAATGGCCAATCTTGTAAACTTAGGATGCCATTTAACATTATCAGATGCTACGAAATATGCTCAGTTCCCTGATCTTTCCAGATTAAGAATGCTAGAAACATTAACATTTGATTATCAGACTTTAAATATGGCAAAATTCTTTTTACCTCAACCAAATAAGTTTCCTCCAAACTTGAGGAAGTGACTCTGGTAGGTAGTCATGTAGACTGGAAAGAAATGTCAATCATTGGGATGCTACCAAACTTAGAGGTTCTCAAAATAAGGGACAATTTCTTCAATGCACCACGTTGGGAAGTGGTGGATGAGGCTCTTTCTCGTCTCAAGTTCTTGAAACTTTCAAACACTGATCTCCAAGAATGGAGCGCCTCAAGTAGCAGCTTCCCTTGCCTCCCATAGTTGGTGCTAGATGGATGTTcaaatttggaggaaattcCCTCCAGCTTTTGAAGCATCGATACACTGGAGACAATTGAGGTGTATCATTCATCATAGCCTGTTGCAGATTCAGCTAGGCAAATTCAAGATTAACCGTGGTACGTGGGAAACGGTGGATTGAAAGTCTTGATTCACCCTCAGTTTGAAGAGCAATAAAGGAGTTTTTCTgtaaatcatttgaaaataatGTATCTTGTTTAAATTGAATTGAGTGTATATTTGATTTCCATCATTTGGTCGTCATACTGTAGTGTTTGAAAAAGATATGATATTGTATAAGCAGTTCAGCCTTCCAATTATTATCTCtctattttcatatgaattGAATCAAAGTGTCTTCTATTTTTTGTCTTGTTTCTCAATCTGGCAGTTATGATCCCATCTAAACCTTAGCTTGTGGAGTTGTCATACAGCAATTGCTTTAACTTAAATACTTGCCCATGTATCCATCcaggttatatctttttttttttgtagtacaACTTAATTCTTATGTCTTCACATCCTTATGATTCTACCAGCAACTTATAATCCTGTAAACCACTCCTACTACTACCCCCAAAAATAttgtaataataatgataaaattTCACTGCATTGCTGGTTATGTTATATTATTGAGTCTTCACATTTTGTACTTTTCCAACTAGAACATCGTCCTAAGCCAATAACACTCCTAAGATGTCAACTATTCAGATAGTATTACTTTGATGACAGAGCCAAACAATGATGATTTGACCAAATAACATTTAAAACAGTGTAAAGAATTCTAGCAACATGTTATTGAAGTCCACTAATGTACAAAGAAGGTAAATTGTACACTTGCGAGATATCACTATCCTCTCCTCTAGTTTACCTAAAATTTAGGAAGAGATTATGATTTTGATTTTCTGAACGATAACTACAGTAGTTAAAGCAATGCATGAGATagaagtattttttttttctacaaacGATATTAGcttttatatatattaacacTTGATACTACAAGGATTACTTACAAAAGGGGCAACAGCCCTTTCATCTAAACTATTGGCTTCAATCAGCCAACATGGGAAGTCACCTTCCCAATCTATGTCATTAACTAGCTTTGATGCAAGAAGTGCTAGCCTATGACTTGCTAAATTCAATGTTCTAGGCACCCAAGATATTGTGCAGTAGTCAAAAACCTGTATTGGATCTGCAATGTCTTCCAAGATGTTTGCTAGAGTCCCATCTTGTACATTGTTGCATCTAATGTGATCTATGGCCGTCTTGCAATCTGATAGGATAGCTATCTTCCTCCAGCTTGCTTCACGTGCCATTTGGAGAGCTAATCTAATGTTTAATGTTTCTTCCATTTGAGCTTCACCTTTCTTCCATTCTACTACTCCTTTAGCTCTTATTATCTTTCCTGTCCAATGCCGTGCCACGATTCCTTTTCCTGTTCTGATCATCCTTGCGTTGAGTGATGCATCTGTACTGATTCGGATGACTCCTTCAACTCGTGGTACCATCACCTGTTCCATCTGATTCCCAGCCCGTTCATTCTTGTTGATTGCCTTTCCTGCTGCAGCACGTCCTCGTACTCGAGCCATTCTTGTTGTGCTCTCTGGACAATATCATTTGCTCCACTCCTTTGCTGTTCAAAAGCCATCTTGTTCCGTGCTTTCCAGATTTGCCATAGAATATTCGCTGTCAAAACTATATGTTCCATCCTAGCTCCTTTGAACCTGTCTGAGCAACCGCCTCCCACCATCTCCACAAATTACTCTGTAAGTCTCTCAGCTCCTCTCATCTAACCGGTGCTATTTTCCACACCAGTTGTGCTCTTGGGCAGTTGAAAAACATGTGTTCAGCTGTTTCTTCACCTTCCCCACAAATTGTACAGACCTTATCCCCTTTTCCAGTTCTTTTAAAGATAGCATCATTCACAGCTATACCATTCTGCAAACACTTCCAAATGAAGTGTTTGATTTTGTGCTTTAGGTTCAGGTTCCAAAGTTGTTTCCAAACACTATGCTTCCTTATCTCCCAGCTTGTTTCCCCCTCCAGCTTTTGTCTACTCTTTACTGTACTGCTAGACTGCATAGCTCTCGCATAACCTATCTTGACTGTATAGACTCCAGATTTCGCAAAATTCCAGAAATATCTATCTTGTCTTTTAAACACACTAAGAGGTATGCTGGCTATGTGTTCCCTCTCTTCTCGGTTGAAAACTTGCTGTAAAATCTCCTCATTCCAGCTTCCTTCACTTATGAGCTGGCTGACTGTTTGTAAGTTGCAATTTGGGGGACAAGTTGTTGAAGTTCGTCCTGTCTCTAACCCTATCACCCATCTATCCTCCCATATATTGACCTGTGTTCCATCTCCTACTCTCTTCCATAGTCCTCCTTCCAATAATTCTCATGCACTGTGTATGCTTTTCCATGCCCAGGACGCTGAATTGGGAGGGTGGTTGTCCAGGGATTTATGATCTTTTAAGTATTTGCCTCTTATTACTTTACTCATAAGCAAATTTGGAGAGCAAATGATTCTCCAGAGTTGCTTAGCAAGTAAAGCTTTATTAAAAGCTTCTAAATCCCTGAATCCCAGCCCCCCTCTTCCTTTTACATCGGCTAGTTTCTTCCAACTAACCCAGTGAAGTTTCTTTTCCTGCTCATTGCTTCCCCACCAAAATTTGGCTATACTCTTGTAAATGTCCACACACAGTCCTTTTGGCAATTTGAAACACGCCATGGCATAGTTTGGCATCGCTAGTATGACTGACTTTATAAGTACCTCTTTCCCAGCCATGCTCAACATTTTGTTTGC
This portion of the Coffea eugenioides isolate CCC68of chromosome 11, Ceug_1.0, whole genome shotgun sequence genome encodes:
- the LOC113751647 gene encoding uncharacterized protein LOC113751647, producing MASSRINEYRSIRSAAYRAVLEGKKQSVENFRSFWREEGVKPLDKFGDTVLHFLAIYGNEDAFRLLLQDGLLTSENLKAKNVNGDTALHEAARFGHKDVAEIMLRTEKDLAFESNKLGETPLFVAAACGKKEVFSLLEKYIGDCMMRRNDGCTILHAAVIGKCYSLAIGISESYPDLAGKRNEKGKTALHLLAAKPESFRSGSAYTLRGLGMKSLIPLHILRTIIYCCVPVLYKESQPVKSAEEPSNSASIHKLSRRSSFANYILGFPWLKEIDDARQSHAGAVMLAEKLIRREDWSHYVHTEFKVLEGSQFGISPEKKNRMPDPLIQATRLGIIEVVQEILSVYPEAAYTFDGKGRNILQIAVEEEKWFLYDYLMTSGTNMDRMLSAIDHEGNSIIHLAAHQESPPSTPPGVLEMMWEVLWFKRVQYDSYPYLWQLQNSDGKTAKQVFETNHASLREKAEETVRALANTVLIVSVLIGTINFAAIFTVPGGFDQTTGEAIFLKNRRWEFSLLMFYLAGGLFSSVFTMGTLLVIIFLRFETEDFYVSLPCYYVMNIISIFYSAVLAIVACCQALIVQKVVITDFRPLVVFFFIYGLMALVLMETSYVIFDYAYHLIRYCLCYRGQES